A single region of the Streptomyces sp. NBC_01262 genome encodes:
- a CDS encoding NUDIX hydrolase codes for MSAGSVRPGARVVLIDDRDRLLLFSSHDRHDGSARWYTPGGGLRPGEDHRQAALRELREETGLTGVPLGPEVWRGRPWTTVRDGVTYEVRQRYFLVRAPAFEIDAAGWEDFERAAITGHRWWTSRELAATTDLLRPAGLPGLLAALLADGPPHRPVTVDG; via the coding sequence GTGTCCGCCGGCTCGGTGCGCCCCGGCGCGCGTGTCGTCCTCATCGACGACCGCGACCGGCTCCTGCTGTTCTCCAGCCACGACCGGCACGACGGCTCCGCCCGCTGGTACACCCCCGGCGGCGGTCTCCGGCCCGGCGAGGACCACCGGCAGGCAGCCCTGCGGGAGTTGCGGGAGGAGACCGGCCTGACCGGCGTGCCCCTGGGACCGGAGGTCTGGCGAGGGCGACCGTGGACAACGGTGCGGGACGGCGTCACGTACGAGGTCCGGCAGCGCTACTTCTTGGTCCGCGCCCCCGCCTTCGAGATCGACGCCGCCGGGTGGGAGGACTTCGAGAGAGCCGCCATCACCGGCCACCGCTGGTGGACGTCACGCGAACTGGCCGCGACCACCGACCTGTTGCGTCCCGCCGGACTGCCCGGGCTGCTGGCCGCTCTCCTGGCCGACGGCCCGCCCCACCGACCGGTCACCGTCGACGGCTAG
- the meaB gene encoding methylmalonyl Co-A mutase-associated GTPase MeaB, whose translation MGIDLDTYVKGVLDGRRAHIARAITLVESTRPDHRALAQRLLTELLPHSGRARRIGISGVPGVGKSTFIDAFGTMLTGLGHRVAVLAVDPSSTRTGGSILGDKTRMERLAVDPAAFVRPSPSAGTLGGVAKATRESMVVMEAAGYDVVLVETVGVGQSETAVADMVDSFLLLSLARTGDQLQGIKKGVLELADVIAVNKADGPHERDARSAARELAGALRLMHPADAAWTPPVLSCSARDSTGLDAVWDRLEQHRALLDAGGRLAAKRRDQQVHWTWSMVRDDLLGRLHAHPDVRRLAPDLEQRVRDGSLTPTLAAERILDAFGQLG comes from the coding sequence ATGGGGATCGACCTCGACACCTACGTCAAGGGGGTACTCGACGGCAGGCGCGCGCACATCGCCCGCGCCATCACCCTCGTCGAGTCCACCCGACCCGACCACCGCGCCCTGGCCCAGCGGCTGCTCACCGAGCTGCTTCCGCACTCCGGCCGGGCGCGGCGGATCGGCATCAGCGGCGTCCCCGGCGTCGGCAAGTCCACCTTCATCGACGCCTTCGGCACCATGCTCACCGGCCTCGGCCACCGGGTCGCGGTGCTGGCCGTCGACCCGTCCTCCACCCGCACCGGCGGCTCCATCCTCGGCGACAAGACCCGCATGGAGCGGCTCGCCGTCGACCCCGCCGCCTTCGTACGCCCCTCCCCCTCGGCGGGGACTTTGGGCGGCGTCGCCAAGGCCACCCGCGAGTCCATGGTCGTGATGGAGGCCGCCGGCTACGACGTCGTCCTGGTCGAGACGGTCGGCGTCGGCCAGTCCGAGACCGCCGTCGCCGACATGGTCGACTCCTTCCTGCTCCTCAGCCTCGCCCGCACCGGCGACCAGCTCCAGGGCATCAAGAAGGGCGTCCTCGAACTCGCCGACGTCATCGCCGTCAACAAGGCCGACGGCCCCCACGAGCGCGACGCCCGCTCCGCCGCCCGCGAACTGGCCGGCGCGCTCCGCCTCATGCACCCCGCCGACGCCGCCTGGACCCCGCCCGTCCTCAGCTGCAGCGCCCGCGATTCCACCGGCCTCGACGCCGTCTGGGACCGCCTCGAACAACACCGCGCCCTCCTCGACGCCGGCGGCCGCCTCGCCGCCAAACGCCGCGACCAACAGGTCCACTGGACCTGGTCCATGGTCCGCGACGACCTCCTGGGCCGCCTCCACGCCCACCCCGACGTACGCCGCCTCGCCCCCGACCTCGAACAGCGGGTCCGCGACGGCTCGTTGACCCCGACGCTGGCGGCGGAGCGGATCCTGGACGCGTTCGGGCAACTCGGCTGA
- a CDS encoding alpha-amylase family protein: MGARMRWSEHAIWWHVYPLGFTGAEREALPPSAPPVPRLAGLADWLDYLVELGCNGLALGPVFASETHGYDTLDHFRVDPRLGTEDDLLRLLDQASARGVRVLLDGVFNHVGRGFPHTSLLRRDPDADGGFATFEGHHRLVALDHDQPAVADYVTDVMTHWLARGIDGWRLDAAYAVPLPFWRTVTDRVRARFPEAWLVGEVIHGDYPAFVQQGGLDSVTQYELWKAVWSSLNDRNLFELAWALDRHNALLDAFVPQTFLGNHDVTRLASRLTDERHLAHALVILLTTAGVPSVYSGDEQAFRGIKEDREGGDDAVRPAFPSHPRDLAPHGLPLYRLHQLLIGLRRRHPWLVHARTTVATLTNTALTYTLTDPADARHTLAVALNLADAPADLALPHANWQPAAGDAEFAPDRVRLPAQGWAIATG, encoded by the coding sequence ATGGGAGCCCGTATGCGATGGTCCGAGCACGCCATCTGGTGGCACGTCTACCCCCTCGGCTTCACCGGCGCCGAGCGCGAAGCCCTCCCGCCCTCCGCCCCGCCCGTCCCCCGGCTCGCCGGCCTCGCCGACTGGCTCGACTACCTCGTCGAACTCGGCTGCAACGGCCTCGCCCTCGGCCCCGTCTTCGCCTCCGAGACCCACGGCTACGACACCCTCGACCACTTCCGCGTCGACCCCCGCCTCGGCACCGAGGACGACCTGCTCCGCCTCCTCGACCAGGCCTCCGCCCGTGGCGTCCGTGTCCTCCTCGACGGCGTCTTCAACCACGTCGGCCGCGGCTTCCCGCACACCTCCCTCCTACGCCGCGACCCCGACGCCGACGGCGGCTTCGCCACCTTCGAGGGCCACCACCGCCTCGTCGCCCTCGACCACGACCAGCCCGCCGTCGCCGACTACGTCACCGACGTCATGACCCACTGGCTCGCCCGAGGCATCGACGGCTGGCGCCTGGACGCCGCGTACGCCGTCCCCCTGCCCTTCTGGCGTACGGTGACCGATCGCGTACGCGCCCGCTTCCCCGAAGCCTGGCTGGTCGGCGAGGTCATCCACGGCGACTACCCGGCCTTCGTCCAGCAGGGCGGCCTGGACTCCGTCACCCAGTACGAGCTGTGGAAAGCGGTCTGGAGCTCCCTCAACGACCGCAACCTCTTTGAGCTGGCCTGGGCGCTCGACCGGCACAACGCCCTCCTCGACGCCTTCGTCCCCCAGACCTTCCTCGGCAACCACGACGTCACCCGCCTCGCCAGCCGGCTCACCGACGAGCGCCACCTCGCCCACGCCCTGGTCATCCTCCTCACCACCGCCGGCGTCCCCTCCGTCTACTCCGGCGACGAGCAGGCCTTCCGCGGCATCAAAGAGGACCGCGAAGGCGGCGACGACGCCGTCCGCCCCGCCTTCCCCTCCCACCCCCGCGACCTCGCCCCCCACGGCCTCCCCCTCTACCGCCTCCACCAGCTCCTCATCGGCCTCCGCCGCCGCCACCCCTGGCTCGTCCACGCCCGCACCACCGTCGCCACCCTCACCAACACCGCCCTCACCTACACCCTCACCGACCCCGCCGACGCCCGCCACACCCTCGCCGTCGCCCTCAACCTCGCCGACGCCCCGGCCGACCTCGCCCTGCCTCACGCCAACTGGCAACCCGCCGCCGGCGACGCCGAGTTCGCCCCCGACCGCGTACGGCTGCCCGCCCAGGGCTGGGCCATCGCGACGGGGTGA
- the add gene encoding adenosine deaminase — MGCDLARLPKAHLHLHLEGAMRPGTLAELAAERGEPPPALRGYGSFADFQPLYSAAARLVRNGPREHLLRLVREVVEDAAADGAVWVEPQVNPLTYEEDPEAALAVLDAVIDEGRRTAAGLGIGFGVVAVARRNADPSEAVVMARLAARRAGEGVVSFGLAGDEAAYGPEPFAEAFAVAREAGLISAPHAGELAGPDSVRAALDSLGARRIAHGIRAVEDPDLVARLASEGVVLDVCPASNVALGVVASMEAHPLPRLLRAGVRCTLNADDPLLFGPGILQEYESARSALALADPQLAAIARTSVEASGAPRDLVDHAVGRIDAWLGGHPVAMAQPWAGSRTRSGANSASPAAGCQLA, encoded by the coding sequence ATGGGATGCGACCTCGCCCGGCTGCCCAAGGCCCATCTCCATCTCCACCTCGAAGGCGCGATGCGCCCCGGCACGCTCGCCGAACTCGCGGCAGAGCGCGGGGAGCCACCGCCGGCCCTACGTGGCTACGGATCTTTCGCGGACTTTCAGCCCCTGTACAGCGCGGCGGCACGACTGGTACGGAACGGCCCACGGGAGCACCTGCTCCGGCTGGTCCGAGAGGTGGTCGAGGACGCAGCGGCGGACGGGGCGGTGTGGGTCGAGCCGCAGGTGAATCCGTTGACGTACGAGGAGGACCCGGAGGCGGCACTCGCCGTGCTCGACGCCGTTATCGACGAGGGCCGCCGCACCGCAGCCGGGCTGGGCATCGGGTTCGGCGTCGTCGCGGTCGCCCGCCGTAACGCGGATCCCTCCGAGGCCGTCGTCATGGCCCGCCTCGCGGCCCGCCGCGCGGGCGAGGGCGTGGTCTCCTTCGGCCTCGCCGGGGACGAAGCGGCGTACGGGCCGGAGCCGTTCGCGGAGGCGTTCGCGGTCGCGCGCGAGGCCGGGCTGATCTCGGCGCCACATGCGGGCGAGCTGGCGGGGCCGGACAGCGTGCGCGCCGCCCTCGACAGCCTCGGCGCCCGCCGAATAGCCCACGGGATACGGGCGGTTGAAGACCCGGACCTGGTCGCCCGCCTCGCCTCGGAGGGCGTCGTGCTGGATGTCTGCCCGGCCTCCAATGTCGCTCTGGGCGTGGTGGCGTCCATGGAGGCGCACCCCCTGCCACGGCTGCTGCGGGCCGGTGTCCGGTGCACCCTCAACGCCGACGACCCGCTTCTTTTCGGGCCCGGCATCCTGCAGGAGTACGAGTCCGCGCGCAGCGCGCTCGCGCTTGCCGACCCCCAACTGGCCGCTATCGCCCGTACGTCGGTCGAGGCCTCGGGGGCGCCGCGCGACCTGGTGGACCATGCGGTCGGGCGTATCGACGCCTGGCTGGGCGGTCACCCCGTCGCGATGGCCCAGCCCTGGGCGGGCAGCCGTACGCGGTCGGGGGCGAACTCGGCGTCGCCGGCGGCGGGTTGCCAGTTGGCGTGA
- a CDS encoding SixA phosphatase family protein: MAPSRAPAAPRLIVLRHAKSAWPDDPDDPDFDDHERPLAGRGRRDAPAAGRWLREHGCVPDLVICSTARRTRETWDLVLPELGSTPLLVFDPGVYEAGWPDLLEAVREMPERRRTLLLIAHLPAVQELVVKLAGKARGDAMTRLREKFPTSGLAVLALPDTRTSTWAELAPGDAVLTDFAVPRGIRKRG, from the coding sequence ATGGCCCCCTCCCGCGCTCCCGCCGCCCCGCGGCTGATCGTGCTCCGGCACGCGAAGTCCGCCTGGCCCGACGACCCCGACGACCCGGACTTCGACGACCACGAGCGCCCGCTCGCCGGCCGTGGCAGACGGGACGCCCCGGCCGCCGGGCGCTGGCTGCGCGAGCACGGGTGCGTCCCCGACCTCGTCATCTGCTCCACCGCCCGCCGCACCCGCGAGACCTGGGACCTGGTGCTGCCCGAGCTGGGCTCGACCCCGCTGCTGGTCTTCGACCCGGGGGTCTACGAGGCCGGCTGGCCTGATCTGCTGGAAGCCGTACGCGAGATGCCCGAGCGGCGGCGCACGCTGCTGCTGATCGCCCACCTGCCCGCCGTCCAGGAGCTGGTCGTGAAGCTCGCCGGAAAGGCCCGGGGCGACGCGATGACCCGCCTGCGGGAGAAGTTCCCCACCTCCGGCCTCGCCGTCCTGGCCCTGCCCGACACCCGCACCTCGACCTGGGCCGAACTGGCCCCGGGCGACGCCGTACTGACCGATTTCGCCGTACCGCGCGGCATCCGCAAGCGAGGCTGA
- a CDS encoding sensor histidine kinase, with the protein MTTVGPARPGRLKVFLGAAPGVGKTYRMLDEGKRRARRGTDVVVGFVECHKRPNTEEMLDGLEILPRTEREYRGTVFTEMDLDAVLARAPQVALVDELPHTNVPGGRNAKRWQDIDELLKAGIDVVTTVNIQHLESLNDVVQKITGVPQRETVPDEVVRRAHQIELVDLPAEALRRRMAHGNVYAPEKVDAALSNYFRVGNLTALREMALLWVAGRVDEALVKYRSEHGIGRVWETRERVVVALTGGPEGDTLIRRAARIADRSAGGDLLAVHIARSDGLADASPAALTRQRQLVESLGGSYHSVVGDHVPTALLDFARAESATQLVMGTSRRGRLSHFLGGRGVGETAVELSGDIDVHMVTHERAGRGRLLPTPKSTLPRTRQVAGPVAGLVLPVLLTAVLANTRGNLNLTSEALLFLLTVVGVARIGGVVSALLASVTASLLLNWFFIPPIGRFTIGEANNVLALAVFAVVAVTVATIVDRSLRLSRRAANATAEAETLSSLAGNILRGDQAVDALLQRTREAFGMDSAELAVRSGEPGEPGDGAITVPVGPDDLLVLRGRRLAASERRVLTAFAGHVAAALERARLAEAAAEVEPVKAADRMRTALLQAVSHDLRTPLAGAWAAVSSLRSHDVEFSDDDRDELLATAEESLDRLNRLVDNLLDLSRLQAGALTLHLQPTALADVPLPDSPVDIVTQGLDDIPPVLADPPLLVRVVANLVANAVRHTPVGKPVLISASTLGSRVELRIVDRGPGLPHQDRDRVFEPFQRLGDTDNTTGLGLGLALSRGLTEAMGGTLFPEDTPGEGLTMVVSLACA; encoded by the coding sequence GTGACCACCGTAGGGCCCGCGCGGCCGGGCAGGCTGAAGGTCTTCCTGGGGGCTGCCCCGGGCGTCGGCAAGACGTACCGGATGCTCGACGAGGGAAAGCGCAGAGCCCGCCGGGGAACCGATGTCGTGGTCGGCTTCGTGGAGTGCCACAAGCGCCCGAACACCGAGGAGATGCTCGACGGGCTGGAGATCCTGCCCCGCACCGAGCGCGAGTACCGGGGCACCGTCTTCACCGAGATGGACCTCGACGCGGTCCTGGCCCGGGCCCCGCAGGTCGCCCTCGTCGACGAGCTCCCGCACACCAACGTCCCCGGCGGCCGCAACGCCAAGCGCTGGCAGGACATCGACGAACTGCTCAAGGCCGGCATCGATGTCGTCACGACCGTCAACATCCAGCACCTGGAATCGCTCAACGACGTCGTCCAGAAGATCACCGGCGTCCCGCAGCGCGAGACCGTGCCCGACGAGGTCGTACGCCGCGCCCACCAGATCGAGCTGGTCGACCTGCCCGCCGAGGCCCTGCGCCGCCGCATGGCGCACGGCAACGTCTACGCGCCCGAGAAGGTCGACGCGGCCCTGTCGAACTACTTCCGGGTCGGCAACCTCACCGCCCTGCGCGAGATGGCGCTGCTCTGGGTCGCGGGTCGGGTGGACGAGGCCCTGGTCAAGTACCGCTCCGAGCACGGCATAGGCCGCGTCTGGGAGACCCGGGAGCGGGTCGTGGTCGCCCTCACCGGCGGCCCCGAGGGCGACACCCTGATCCGCCGGGCGGCCAGGATCGCCGACCGTTCGGCGGGCGGCGACCTGCTGGCCGTCCACATCGCCCGCAGCGACGGCCTCGCCGACGCCTCCCCCGCCGCCCTGACCAGGCAGCGGCAGCTCGTGGAAAGCCTGGGCGGCAGCTACCACTCCGTCGTCGGCGACCACGTCCCCACCGCCCTGCTGGACTTCGCCCGCGCCGAGAGCGCCACCCAGCTCGTGATGGGCACCAGCCGCCGGGGCCGCCTCTCGCACTTCCTCGGCGGCCGTGGCGTCGGCGAGACCGCCGTCGAGCTGTCCGGCGACATCGACGTCCACATGGTCACCCACGAACGCGCCGGGCGCGGCCGCCTCCTCCCCACCCCCAAGAGCACCCTGCCCCGCACCCGCCAGGTCGCCGGGCCCGTCGCCGGGCTCGTCCTGCCCGTACTGCTCACCGCCGTGCTGGCCAACACCCGGGGCAACCTCAACCTCACCAGCGAGGCCCTGCTCTTCCTCCTCACCGTGGTCGGCGTCGCCCGCATCGGCGGCGTGGTCTCCGCGCTGCTCGCGTCGGTCACCGCGTCCCTGCTGCTCAACTGGTTCTTCATCCCGCCGATCGGCCGCTTCACCATCGGCGAGGCCAACAACGTGCTCGCCCTGGCCGTCTTCGCGGTCGTCGCGGTCACCGTCGCCACCATCGTGGACCGCTCGCTACGGCTGTCCCGCCGCGCCGCCAACGCCACCGCCGAGGCCGAGACCCTCTCCTCCCTTGCGGGCAACATCCTGCGCGGCGACCAGGCGGTGGACGCGCTGCTCCAGCGCACCCGGGAGGCCTTCGGCATGGACTCCGCGGAACTCGCGGTGCGCAGCGGTGAACCCGGTGAACCCGGCGACGGTGCCATCACCGTTCCCGTCGGCCCCGACGACCTCCTCGTCCTGCGCGGCCGCCGCCTCGCCGCGTCCGAACGCCGCGTCCTCACCGCCTTCGCCGGCCATGTCGCCGCCGCCCTGGAACGCGCCCGCCTCGCCGAGGCCGCCGCCGAGGTCGAGCCCGTCAAGGCGGCCGACCGCATGCGCACCGCGCTCCTCCAGGCCGTCAGCCACGACCTGCGTACGCCGCTGGCCGGCGCCTGGGCGGCCGTCAGCAGCCTGCGCAGCCACGACGTCGAGTTCTCCGACGACGACCGCGACGAACTCCTCGCCACCGCCGAGGAGTCGCTGGACCGCCTCAACCGCCTGGTCGACAACCTCCTCGACCTCAGCCGCCTCCAGGCCGGCGCCCTCACCCTGCACCTCCAGCCGACGGCGCTGGCCGACGTGCCCCTGCCCGACAGCCCCGTCGACATAGTCACCCAGGGCCTCGACGACATCCCCCCGGTCCTCGCCGACCCTCCCCTGCTCGTCCGGGTCGTCGCCAACCTCGTCGCCAACGCCGTCCGTCACACGCCCGTCGGCAAGCCCGTCCTCATCAGCGCCAGCACGCTCGGCTCCCGCGTCGAACTCCGCATCGTCGACCGCGGCCCCGGCCTCCCCCACCAGGACCGCGACCGCGTCTTCGAGCCCTTCCAGCGCCTCGGCGACACCGACAACACCACCGGCCTCGGCCTCGGCCTCGCCCTCTCCCGCGGCCTCACCGAGGCGATGGGCGGCACGCTCTTCCCCGAGGACACGCCGGGAGAAGGCCTGACGATGGTCGTCTCCCTGGCCTGCGCGTAG
- a CDS encoding amino acid transporter produces the protein MVSSTTEPSRLRAWMLEGLSDMAKHQSGKGAAAPAPAAHQGQRWWRVMCLTGVDYFSTLGYQPGIAALAAGLLSPIATIVLVIVTLAGALPVYRRVAEESPHGEGSIAMLERLLSFWQGKLFVLALLGFAATDFLITITLSAADAATHLVENPHFNSFLHGQQMIITLALVALLGAVFLKGFLEAIGVAVVLVGIYLALNVVVVVVGFWHVATEGHVVTDWTHGLTAEHGNVFVMIGVALIIFPKLALGMSGFETGVAVMPHVEGDPDDTEEKPTGRIRGTKQLLTTAAVIMSVFLIATSFITTLLIPEKDFENGGPANGRALAYLAHQYLGDGFGTVYDFSTIAILWFAGASAMAGLLNLMPRYLPRYGMAPHWARAVRPMVLVFTLVAFLVTWIFDADVDAQGGAYATGVLVLMSSAAIAVTIAARKAGQRNWMIGFAVISVVFLYTTAVNVAERPDGVKIGACFIAGIILVSLLSRLARAFELRVTSVELDDMAERFVRDIASRKIRFIANEPDRRDVAEYRDKAQQIRADNDLAESDDFVFVEVTILDASEFEAGLTVRGEVLHGRYRVLRLESSSIPNALAALLLHVRDATGQRPHMYFEWTEGNPFAQFLRFFLFGQGEVAPVTREVLREAEPDRNRRPRVHVG, from the coding sequence ATGGTGTCCAGCACCACCGAACCCAGCCGTTTGCGCGCGTGGATGCTGGAGGGCCTGTCCGACATGGCCAAACACCAGTCGGGCAAGGGCGCCGCCGCGCCGGCTCCAGCCGCGCACCAGGGGCAGCGGTGGTGGCGGGTGATGTGCCTCACCGGCGTCGACTACTTCTCGACGCTGGGCTATCAGCCCGGCATCGCGGCCCTGGCGGCCGGGCTGCTGTCGCCGATCGCGACGATCGTGCTGGTGATCGTGACCCTGGCCGGGGCGCTGCCGGTGTACCGGCGGGTGGCGGAGGAGAGCCCGCACGGCGAGGGTTCCATCGCGATGCTGGAGCGGCTGCTGTCGTTCTGGCAGGGCAAGCTGTTCGTGCTGGCGCTGCTGGGGTTCGCCGCCACCGACTTCCTGATCACCATCACCTTGTCGGCGGCGGACGCGGCCACCCACCTGGTGGAGAACCCGCACTTCAACAGTTTTCTGCACGGCCAGCAGATGATCATCACCCTGGCGCTGGTCGCCCTGCTGGGCGCGGTGTTCCTCAAGGGCTTCCTGGAGGCCATCGGTGTCGCCGTCGTCCTGGTCGGCATCTACCTGGCGCTCAATGTCGTCGTGGTGGTCGTCGGGTTCTGGCATGTGGCCACCGAGGGACATGTGGTCACCGACTGGACGCACGGGCTGACCGCCGAACACGGCAACGTCTTCGTGATGATCGGCGTGGCTCTGATCATCTTCCCGAAGCTCGCGCTGGGCATGTCCGGCTTCGAGACCGGCGTCGCGGTCATGCCGCACGTCGAGGGCGACCCCGATGACACCGAGGAGAAGCCCACCGGGCGTATCCGCGGCACGAAGCAGCTGCTGACCACGGCGGCGGTCATCATGAGCGTCTTCCTGATCGCCACCAGCTTCATCACCACCCTGCTGATCCCCGAGAAGGACTTCGAGAACGGCGGCCCCGCCAACGGCCGCGCCCTGGCCTACCTCGCGCACCAGTACCTGGGCGACGGCTTCGGCACCGTCTACGACTTCTCCACCATCGCCATCCTGTGGTTCGCCGGCGCCTCCGCCATGGCCGGGCTCCTCAACCTGATGCCCCGCTACCTGCCCCGCTACGGCATGGCCCCGCACTGGGCGCGGGCGGTGCGTCCGATGGTCCTGGTCTTCACCCTCGTCGCGTTCCTGGTGACCTGGATCTTCGACGCCGACGTGGACGCCCAGGGCGGCGCCTACGCCACCGGTGTGCTGGTCCTGATGAGCTCCGCGGCGATCGCGGTGACCATCGCCGCGCGTAAGGCCGGGCAGCGCAACTGGATGATCGGCTTCGCCGTCATCTCCGTGGTCTTCCTCTATACGACTGCCGTCAATGTCGCGGAGCGGCCGGACGGTGTGAAGATCGGCGCCTGCTTCATCGCCGGCATCATCCTCGTCTCGCTGCTGTCCCGGCTCGCCCGCGCCTTCGAACTGCGCGTCACCAGCGTCGAACTCGACGACATGGCGGAACGCTTCGTACGCGACATCGCCAGCCGCAAGATCCGCTTCATCGCCAACGAACCCGACCGCCGCGATGTCGCGGAGTACCGCGACAAGGCTCAGCAGATCCGTGCCGACAACGACCTCGCCGAATCCGACGACTTCGTCTTCGTCGAGGTCACCATCCTGGACGCTTCCGAATTCGAAGCCGGGCTCACGGTTCGGGGCGAGGTGCTGCACGGCCGCTACCGCGTCCTGAGGCTGGAGAGCTCCTCCATCCCCAACGCGCTGGCCGCGCTGCTCCTGCACGTACGCGACGCCACCGGTCAGCGGCCCCACATGTACTTCGAGTGGACCGAGGGCAACCCCTTCGCCCAGTTCCTGCGCTTCTTCCTCTTCGGCCAGGGCGAAGTCGCCCCCGTCACCCGCGAAGTCCTCCGCGAAGCCGAGCCCGACCGCAACCGCCGGCCCCGGGTCCACGTCGGCTGA
- a CDS encoding helix-turn-helix domain-containing protein: MSELVHAVEIGMRIQRLRRERGLSLSELAHRAGVGKATLSGLEAGTRTNPTVETLYSIAGQLGVPLAAVLPEPVAADHAQTGDAATTFHGAAVSGTLLEAFTDAGVTTELYRLRIRPGRTQTSPPHPPGTVEYLTVFAGHARVGPADAPLTVGAGGHVRWAADVPHIYVATGEAEVVATLLIRSPEVRS; encoded by the coding sequence ATGAGTGAGCTCGTTCACGCCGTCGAGATCGGCATGCGGATCCAGCGGCTGCGCCGCGAGCGCGGTTTGTCCCTGTCCGAACTCGCCCACCGCGCGGGCGTCGGCAAGGCCACCCTGTCCGGCCTGGAGGCGGGCACCCGCACCAACCCCACCGTCGAGACGCTCTACTCGATCGCCGGACAGCTCGGCGTGCCGCTCGCCGCCGTGCTCCCCGAACCCGTGGCGGCCGACCACGCGCAGACCGGCGACGCGGCGACCACCTTCCACGGCGCGGCCGTCTCCGGGACCCTCCTTGAGGCCTTCACCGACGCGGGCGTCACCACCGAGCTCTACCGGCTGCGGATCCGGCCCGGCCGTACCCAGACCTCACCGCCCCATCCACCCGGCACCGTCGAATACCTGACGGTCTTCGCCGGGCACGCGCGCGTCGGCCCCGCCGACGCGCCGCTGACGGTGGGGGCCGGCGGACATGTCCGCTGGGCCGCCGACGTCCCGCACATCTACGTCGCGACCGGCGAGGCGGAGGTGGTGGCCACGCTGCTCATCCGGAGCCCCGAAGTCCGGTCCTGA
- a CDS encoding Na+/H+ antiporter: MRSVGTVLFLVVLATVVATGARRWRIPAPSLLVVAGLVVGLAPGVPDIHVTPEIIGLVVLPPLLYASAEEMSWRELRLVWKPVTVLAVGLVLFSAAAVGAVASAVTPLPLTMAFVLGAVLASTDPVAVTALGRRLSLPPRVQVLVQAESLFNDATSLVLFRVAVSVAVASGAVTWPGVGGEFALLAGGGCALGAAVAGAVALIRRRTQDPVLETVIALVTPYASYVLAESLHTSGVTAVVVTGVVLGGTGQRLTNARIRLQLHAVYGTVVFLLESVVFSLIGLELPGLIRDLSNADGLWPLQALAVAATLMTVRMLWVFPLSAALQRKNGGPESSWRVAAVTSWAGTRGVVPLAAALSIPLAADDGTPLPQRELVLVLATSVVVVTLIVQGFTLAPLVRRSGIALEPAHTRREEAEAAAGIAEAGLRHLEEMADLEAVPEVVVDRLRRQLRTRQDHARERFDGDDSYWELRRDVIAVENAELQRLYDSNRISETTRRRLQRSLDLEEAGLGES, from the coding sequence GTGCGCAGTGTCGGAACGGTTCTCTTCCTCGTGGTGCTGGCCACCGTCGTGGCCACCGGCGCCAGACGCTGGCGCATACCCGCCCCCTCGCTGCTGGTCGTGGCCGGGCTCGTCGTCGGACTGGCCCCCGGGGTGCCCGACATCCATGTGACGCCCGAGATCATCGGGCTGGTCGTACTGCCCCCGCTGCTGTACGCCTCCGCCGAGGAGATGTCCTGGCGTGAGCTGCGGCTGGTCTGGAAGCCGGTCACGGTGCTCGCGGTCGGGCTGGTGCTGTTCTCGGCGGCGGCCGTCGGTGCGGTCGCCTCGGCCGTCACCCCGCTGCCGCTGACCATGGCCTTCGTGCTGGGCGCGGTGCTGGCCAGCACCGACCCGGTAGCGGTCACCGCGCTGGGGCGGCGGCTGTCGCTGCCGCCCCGGGTACAGGTCCTGGTCCAGGCCGAGAGCCTGTTCAACGACGCCACCTCGCTGGTGCTGTTCCGGGTGGCGGTCTCGGTGGCCGTGGCCTCGGGGGCGGTCACCTGGCCGGGCGTCGGCGGCGAGTTCGCGCTGCTGGCGGGCGGGGGCTGCGCGCTGGGGGCGGCGGTCGCCGGGGCGGTGGCGCTGATCCGGCGGCGTACGCAGGACCCGGTGCTGGAGACGGTGATCGCGCTGGTCACCCCGTACGCGTCCTATGTCCTCGCCGAATCCCTGCACACCTCCGGCGTCACGGCGGTCGTCGTGACCGGGGTGGTGCTCGGCGGCACCGGGCAGCGGCTCACCAACGCCCGCATCCGGCTGCAACTGCACGCCGTGTACGGCACCGTGGTCTTCCTGCTGGAGAGTGTCGTCTTCAGCCTGATCGGCCTGGAGCTGCCCGGCCTGATCCGCGACCTCAGCAACGCCGACGGGCTGTGGCCGCTCCAGGCGCTGGCGGTCGCCGCCACCTTGATGACCGTACGGATGCTGTGGGTGTTCCCGCTCTCGGCCGCCCTGCAGCGCAAGAACGGCGGCCCGGAGTCCTCGTGGCGGGTGGCCGCCGTGACCTCGTGGGCCGGTACGCGCGGGGTGGTGCCGCTGGCCGCCGCGCTGTCCATCCCGCTGGCCGCCGACGACGGCACGCCGCTGCCGCAGCGCGAGCTGGTGCTCGTCCTGGCCACCTCGGTGGTCGTGGTCACCCTGATCGTGCAGGGCTTCACCCTCGCCCCGCTGGTCCGCCGCTCCGGGATCGCCCTGGAGCCCGCCCATACCCGCCGCGAGGAGGCCGAGGCCGCCGCCGGCATCGCGGAGGCGGGCCTGCGGCACCTGGAGGAGATGGCGGACCTGGAGGCGGTCCCGGAGGTGGTCGTGGACCGCCTGCGGCGCCAGCTCCGGACCCGGCAGGACCACGCCCGCGAACGGTTCGACGGCGACGACTCCTACTGGGAGCTGCGACGCGACGTCATCGCCGTCGAGAACGCCGAACTCCAGCGCCTCTACGACAGCAACCGGATCAGCGAAACCACCCGGCGCCGCCTCCAGCGCTCCCTGGACCTGGAGGAGGCCGGGCTGGGGGAGTCCTAG